Part of the Methanobacterium bryantii genome, TCCACTTTTACTTAAGTCATGGAGAATCTCGTGGGGCATTTTAAGTTCTTTTGGTGATACAAAGCTCACATCAACATCGAACTTTGCAAGTGCGTATGCTAGGGAATGTACCGTCCTTCCATATTTAAGGTCTCCCACAAGTGCAATACGTAAATCATCAATTCTTCCAAGGATTCGTTTCATAGTATAAAGATCAAGCATTGTTTGAGTTGGGTGCTGGCCGGCACCGTCTCCTGCATTTATTACAGGGACGTCAACTATATTCGCAACAAAACGGGCGGTTCCTTCCATATTATGTCTTATAACAAGTGCATCAGAATATTCCCCTACTATCCGCACGGTATCCGTTAAGTTTTCACCCTTCGTTGCAGAACTTGTCCCTGCTTCTGCAAAACCAATTGTGCTGCCGCCTAGACGCTTCATTGCAGCTTCAAATGAAAGCCTTGTCCTTGTTGATGGTTCATAAAAAAGCATTCCCAGCAGTTTTCCAGACAGCGCATCTGATTTTTTCTTTGATCTAGCGATAGGTTCCATTTCTTCGGCTAGTTTCAGGATATATTCTATATCTTTTCTGTCAAAATCCCTTATTGAAATAATATCTTTTTGATTGAAAGCCATAAACACACCATAACTGAACTTTTAAGATTATTCGTAGTGATTTTAAGTTTATTGATTAATTTGAGAATCTAATTAAAATATTCTTATTTTCTTTAGATTCTAATCATATTTTAAGTTTATAGTGAATGACGTTACTTTTTAAACTTTTGACAGTAATTGATTAAATGCTTTAAATTAAGGAAAATATCTAATTTTTCCGAACATTCGAAATTTTAAAAAATTTTCGAAAGTTCTCAAACACGATGTGTTTGGAACCTCAAAACTTTTGTTAACAAAAATTTTTGATGGTTGAAGAAAATCCTAAAGGATTTTTTGAACCCAAAAATCTCTGATTTTTGGGAGATTAAAGCACATAAACAAATTATCTTACTAAATATTGGTCATTCATTATATTATACTACAAATTCCTTGCAAATGTCAGGTAACCCGTATGGCCCACAGCCCTTGTTTTAGGTCTAGTTCCCTTAGCCTTTACTTCAATTTCGCGTAAATTACATTCAACAGTATTTAGATCTGAAAAACCGAATTTTTTAAGCACTTTATGAAGTATTTGGACCTGTTCAATGTAAGGAGCATAAGTCGCAATATAACCTCCGGTTTTAAGAGCCTCTTTGGCATGTTCTACAACATCCCACGGCCTTGGCAAATCCAAAAATATTACGTCAACATCTTTTTCTTCGATTCCTTCAGTGATATCTTTGCATTTAATATGCACGTTTTCAAGGCCAAAATTCTCCACGTTACGCTTTGCAATTTCTGTAAAATCTTCACGGATCTCGTACGAGTTCACTTTACCTTCTTTTCCCACGATATTTCCGAAATGCAGCGCAGTGGCTCCGGCTCCAGTCCCGGCATCAATTACCCTGTCGCCAGAACCCATACCTGTAAATGCTGTTATAATTCCTATATCTTTAGATAAAATTATTGAACATTTTCTTTCCATTAAATCAATATAATCATTGATATTTGCCTTTAAAACTTTAAATTCATGACCTAAATGAGTTTTAAGGATATCTCCAGGTTTACCATTTTCCATATCCTCTTTTGTTATGAAACCAAAGTTAGTGTGAAATTCTTCATCCCGGGCAATGTATTTCTTGCCCCTTTCATCCATTAAAATGCGCAATATTTTCACTCCTCATGTTTAATAATATGTATTTTGAATTTAATTTAAGTTGATAATTAATTGCTTGATATTTGATTATCCTTACCATTTAAACTAAAGTAAATAGCACTATTTGATCATGTATCTATTTAAAGTAACATTAACTCCTATTTTTCAGCTTGTCTACTTTATAATGGTAGTTCAGCGTATTTTTAATCTTTTAAATAATATTTATTTTATATTTCTATTTATATTATTTTGTGAGACTTATTTTTCTGATTCATCAACTTCTATGAGCTTTTTAGTTTTATTTTCGCTGATTTTTCTAAAACCTGAACTCACCACGTCAACTATACTTTTTGCTATTTTATCTCCAATTCCTTCCACTGATTTAAGTTCTCCCTGTGATGCATTAATGATATTTTTCACAGAACCGAATTCATTGAGCAGTTTTTTAGCAGTAACTGGACCAATATTTGGCAGTGACTCTACAATGTACAGCTGCTGTTCGTATAATGTAAGTGGTTTTTTCTCAGTTCTGACCTGTACAGGTGATTTGTCCTGTATTTGTTCCCTTATAGCTATTCTTAAAATCATTGCTGCAGTATCTTCTTCAGACCGGGTTGGAATTATCGGAATACCAAAATCAACAGCTATAGATGATAGAGCTCCTCTTATTGCATTTGGATTAAGAAGGGAAGAATACAGATCATCTCCTTCCAGTATAATTACAGGCTTTCTGAAGTTTTCCACCAGTTCCTTTGCTTGTTTATACAGCCTCTTGTCAATAATTGAGCCTACAAAGTCTTTTGCAGTTTTTCGCTCGATTCCAACTTCACTACTTACCTGATAATCTGCTACAGGAAGTGCTTTTACTTCAATAACTGCTTCTAATTTATCAAGTTCACGTAAAACCCTGGAATTACCTTCTCTTGAATCTGCGTATATTAAAGGTTTTATAACCTTTTCTCCATCTTTTTCTTCTACTCTAGGAAGCATTTTTACAATTTCATTTGGGGCTATATTTCGCTTAACCCTCTTTGACAACTGTTTTTTCATCCTGGCTTCTTTATTAATACTTGTCCAGTAATAAGCCTCATCTCTAGTACCTTTAGTAATTAAAATATACATCTTACCTTTATTTTTCCTTCCAGTCCTTCCACGGCGTTGTATCATCCT contains:
- a CDS encoding tRNA (adenine-N1)-methyltransferase, with protein sequence MRILMDERGKKYIARDEEFHTNFGFITKEDMENGKPGDILKTHLGHEFKVLKANINDYIDLMERKCSIILSKDIGIITAFTGMGSGDRVIDAGTGAGATALHFGNIVGKEGKVNSYEIREDFTEIAKRNVENFGLENVHIKCKDITEGIEEKDVDVIFLDLPRPWDVVEHAKEALKTGGYIATYAPYIEQVQILHKVLKKFGFSDLNTVECNLREIEVKAKGTRPKTRAVGHTGYLTFARNL
- the pyrB gene encoding aspartate carbamoyltransferase yields the protein MFMAFNQKDIISIRDFDRKDIEYILKLAEEMEPIARSKKKSDALSGKLLGMLFYEPSTRTRLSFEAAMKRLGGSTIGFAEAGTSSATKGENLTDTVRIVGEYSDALVIRHNMEGTARFVANIVDVPVINAGDGAGQHPTQTMLDLYTMKRILGRIDDLRIALVGDLKYGRTVHSLAYALAKFDVDVSFVSPKELKMPHEILHDLSKSGVDVYETDSIHEVLDKTDVLYVTRIQKERFPDPAEYLKIKGAYTITSKLLEGSDAIVMHPLPRIDEISHDVDNTPQGRYFEQAFYGVPVRMALLKSVIK